AATGGTCGAACAACTCTCACCTCACCTGAGCTAGTTTTTATGGTAAAGTTAGGTCTAACCAGAAATTTAAAATGATATCACAGCCATATGACGAGTTAGACCCGAATTCTAATACATTGTGATTACAGGTTCAAAGATGATGTTTATGACAGAATCTGGGCACCTCTTCCTTTCAAACGGTGGACACAATTAAGCACTTCACTAAGACCTGATGATCTAGCTCAGAATGATTATAAACTACCAGCAGTTGTTATGAGCACTGCCGCGACCTCAGTGAATGCCAGCGCTCCATTTCAGTTCTATTGGGATCCAGATAATGCAAAGGAACAATACTACATCTACATGCACTTCAATGAGGTTGAAAAGCTTGCACCGAATGAAACTAGAGCATTCAATATCACCTTGAATGGTAAATATTGGTATGGACCTGTGGTACCTCAATACCAGGTAATAAATACCATATATAATCAAGCAGCTTTGACTGGAGCCACAAGGTACCTGTTTTCTTTAGTTCAGACAGAGAATTCTACCCTTCCACCCATCCTCAATGCCTTCGAGATTTATATAGTAAAAGATTTCTCACAATCAGAAACAGTACAAGATGATAGTAAGCCCTTTATCTGAACATATGCTTTTTTGTGTCATTTGTGATTTAAACTATGTAGGAATTGGCTTGAAATTCATTTGAtcatttttttctgaatatgaAATGCTAGTTGATGCTATCACAAACATCAAGAACACTTATCGGTTGGCTAGAAATTGGCAAGGAGATCCATGTGGCCCTGTAGCATACATGTGGGAAGGCCTAAACTGTAGTTTTCAAGGCGATAGCTCCCCAAGAATCACATCCTTGTAAGTGTGTTTTAGATTCCCTGTTGGGAACCTGAGACAATTCCATAgactaaaattaaatttcaatgaCAATATAGATGTTTGGAAGTCGTTTTGAAGAATTGATCTCAATCCCAAATTCATTTAGTAGAGTAGCTTTTGTATTcaacataattaattatgagaCTTTACAAGCTAGATTTCACAATATTACCCTACAAGaagaatttttttcataaatgtatccaaacataaatcacttcacTTTTTCCATAACCACTTTTGccaaaatcaattgtgacaACGCATATCCAGACACGCACTAAGTTTACAATTCTTAAAATCAACCATGTATATATTCAAGAACTCCAGCCTTCAACTGATAGTATTTTGCAACCAGGACTTTGTCTTCAAGTGGATTGACTGGGCAGATAGCATCTTCCATCTCCAAGCTCAAAATGTTACAGTACTTGTGAGGGACTAATCTCATTTGGTTAATGAATGATGGAATCAAATATATTCAATTCCTAATTTTTCCTCTTCTTGACTTCTTGAAGATTCAGAATTGTAATACTTCACTTTAATTGCGTGCTCCTTTCAGGGATTTATCAAACAATAGCTTAACCGGTCCAGTACCTGATTTTCTGACACAACTGCAATCACTGAAAGTCCTGTAAGTTAATCCTATGTCGGTTCATCAATGTAATTTTCTTagttataaaagagaaaaaggtGTCTCATTTGTCTTGTTTTAGCAGAAAGTTGGGGAATAACAACCTTACAGGTTCAGTTCCCAGTGGACTTGTTGACAGATCAGAAAAGGGTTCACTATCATTGAGGTATGCCTCATATTCAAAGCTATGAATGAATACacaatatatttattaatgttGAAGATCAGAGTATCTTACTTTCTTAGTTATAGAATTATtatcatgtttggatcaacttctctttcctcagaatcaattcttaaAACCAGAAGTTACTCAAAACAGCTTCTCCCTAGAATTATTCTGCTGTTAGAATCAACTGTAGAAAAATTTCCAAATATAGCGACCCCTGTTAATGGCTTTTCTTACCAAAATTACTTTCTAGGAACTTGAAATTAAGTATCAACAACAGCTAATGATATATGAAAATATGTGATGGTAATAATGATCTAATCTAACTTTATACTCATCATATCTCATCTATATGATGCTAGCGTGGAGCAAAATCCAATTCTATGTGAATCTGGTTCATGCAACCAACAGAcagatgatcagaagaagaaaaagaagaagaaaaataatttagttATCCCACTGGTAGCATCAGTTTCTGGGATTTTGGTGTTCCTAATCGCAGTAGCAGCTATCATCTGTGGACttaaaaaaagaaaaccaagaggtAAAGCTGCTGCACTAACTATTCTTCAGTCTTCACAATCTTTCTAGCTAATCACACACTTTCTGATTTTATTAAAATCTTCAAATGACTAAAATATTTTCCCACAAAATTGGCAGCTGTGAACAGTCATATAGAGCCTAATACTCCATATGGGTCACATTTAGAATACAAGCAAAAACAATATACGTATAATGATCTTGCTATGATCACCAACAACTTCACTAGAATTATTGGTAAAGGTGGATTTGGAGAAGTTTATCATGGCCTTATTGATGACACTCAAGTAGCTGTCAAGGTCCTTTCTCCATCATCAGTACAAGGATATCCACAATTCGTAACAGAGGTTAATTAGTGCCCATTACTTGCACCAAGGTTTATGTTCAATCAAAATTGTGTTCATCATGACAAAAAAGTGGCTTTTGAGATGCAGGTTAAACTTCTGATGAGAGTTCATCACAAGAATCTGACTTCTCTTGTTGGCTATTGCAATGAAGAAAACAACATAGGGCTCATATATGAATATATGGCAAATGGAAACCTGGATGAGCATCTTTCAGGTATGCATATTCATTTTTCACATCACAACCTTATGAAACATTATTTTTCTATGAGATTCAATCTAACTTAACCAAAAAACTTTCAAAAGTactaaatatttatttgattgtACAGGGAAAAATAGCCCAGCAAAGTTGTTAAGTTGGGAAGATAGACTCAGGATAGCAGTTGATGCAGCCCAAGGTTAGCAAGGAAACTAATTATGTAAAGGAAAATGATTTATAGATATATACTTAGTGCAGACACCCACCAGTTACGAAAAataagaaaggaagagaagaaagataAGTAATGGATGTGATATGATGAATGTGATAAgaagagagtgagagaaatGAGGTGTCTGTCATGTGTTTGCACTGTTTGAATGTATCATTACTAAAATATAAGTTTTCTTTCAACCATTTGATTCTTTTCATCTAATTATGTTAAGAATTTGATATCAGGACTGGAATATCTGCATCATGGTTGCAAGCCACCTATAATCCACAGAGATGTGAAAAGCGCAAATATTTTACTAAATGAAAACTTTCAAGCAAAATTGGCTGATTTTGGCCTATCCAAAAGCTTCCCTGCTGATGAAGGCTCTCATTTATTCACTGTTGTGGCTGGAACTCCAGGTTACCTGGATCCTGAGTAAGTCCTTCAAttaaaacaaattttattttattataaaaatcactttctttgaaaagattttgaTGAGAAATGTACTAAACTTCATGATATGCCTTGCAGGTACCGCTCATCAAACAGGTTGACAGAGAAAAGTGATGTTTACAGCTTTGGAGCTGTTCTTCTGGAAATAATCACAAGTAAGCCAGCTATAGCAAAAACTCCTGAGAAGACTCACATAAAAGAGTGGGTTAGCTCTATGCTTTCTAATGGAGATATAAAAAACATTGTTGACTCAAGATTACAGGAAGATTTTGACACTAGCTCTGTGTGGAAAGCTGTTGAAATAGGAATGGCATGTTTGTCCACCAATCCTGTAAGAACCAGGCCAAGCATGAGTGATGTAGTGATAGAGCTAAAGGAGAGTTTGGCTTCCGAATTAGCTCGAAAAAGGACTGGTGGTGAGATTGAAAATGATTCAATGGAGTTGGTCTCATTGAATCTGACTACTGAACTCAGTCCCCCAGCTAGGTAGTACCTTTGGATAATAAAGAAACCTACTAATTTCTCTACGCCGCGGCGTGTTTCGATTTCTGTTTGATGTACCTGAATGTATTGGAATTTGTACGTTCAATTCTCGCAGTTTGTTGATACAATGCACAAGTTTATCTTTTGTTTTAATCTGGTGTTTTGTTTATTGTACCATGATCATAAATCTGTAAGTTAATTTGCTTTGTATTGTTTCTCTTTGTTCACAGCCATGCATACTGTGTATATTTCTACAAAGGAGTATTATGTGAATTGCACTATTGCTATTGCTTTTACCCCTCGCTGAGTTATTCTTTGAAGCAGTTGATGATGGCTTGTTGGATTTACAACCAATTATTGGCATTTTCGTAAACTTAATAGCTACCTTATAACAAAATGAAATGTTTAGTTGACTGTAGCAATTACTATAAAAAGAAGTTTAGAGATTGttcgttcaaaaaaaagaagttTAGAGATTGTATTAGGAAAATCTTTGACTCAGCACTAATTTAATGGGTAAATAGCTaagttggtccctgaaagtATCCACCGCCTTCAATTTCATCCCTAAACTTTTAAAATGACGCccgtggtccctgaatgtgccaAATCTCCCTCATCAACAGTCCTTGGGTTAAAAAAAGTTCACAGCCGTTAACGGAAGGCtgagttgaaatttttttttgtcaagacTAGACTTATGTGGCATTTGAATGTTGtgaaagtttttaaaatttcgATTTAGTCCCCACGGTTAAAAAGAAATCCTTTTTCTCcccatcttcctctacctctccacaccaccatcaccctccctccatctccatcttcttcatccagATTCAATAAACCAAACAAACCAGCCACTCATCCAAAAATAATACAACACAAAGCTCAGCCATTTTTTCTCACCTAGACAACCTAGATCTGAAACGA
This portion of the Lotus japonicus ecotype B-129 chromosome 3, LjGifu_v1.2 genome encodes:
- the LOC130745996 gene encoding probable LRR receptor-like serine/threonine-protein kinase At1g05700; the encoded protein is MVLTSCPPKQTKMALFLHFLLVLLGVLMAKAEDQSGFISIDCGLPENSSYTEKTTGINYISDAKFIDTGVSKSISPAEKVTLQQQLAYVRSFPRGVRNCYRINVTRGTKYLIRASFYYGNYDELNELPQFELHLGANIWDTVTFPNDSLTTISEIVYTPSLYYIHVCLVNTGTGTPFISAIELRPLNNGTYNIDSAGTLARLRRYDLGSISNSEYRFKDDVYDRIWAPLPFKRWTQLSTSLRPDDLAQNDYKLPAVVMSTAATSVNASAPFQFYWDPDNAKEQYYIYMHFNEVEKLAPNETRAFNITLNGKYWYGPVVPQYQVINTIYNQAALTGATRYLFSLVQTENSTLPPILNAFEIYIVKDFSQSETVQDDIDAITNIKNTYRLARNWQGDPCGPVAYMWEGLNCSFQGDSSPRITSLTLSSSGLTGQIASSISKLKMLQYLDLSNNSLTGPVPDFLTQLQSLKVLKLGNNNLTGSVPSGLVDRSEKGSLSLSVEQNPILCESGSCNQQTDDQKKKKKKKNNLVIPLVASVSGILVFLIAVAAIICGLKKRKPRAVNSHIEPNTPYGSHLEYKQKQYTYNDLAMITNNFTRIIGKGGFGEVYHGLIDDTQVAVKVLSPSSVQGYPQFVTEVKLLMRVHHKNLTSLVGYCNEENNIGLIYEYMANGNLDEHLSGKNSPAKLLSWEDRLRIAVDAAQGLEYLHHGCKPPIIHRDVKSANILLNENFQAKLADFGLSKSFPADEGSHLFTVVAGTPGYLDPEYRSSNRLTEKSDVYSFGAVLLEIITSKPAIAKTPEKTHIKEWVSSMLSNGDIKNIVDSRLQEDFDTSSVWKAVEIGMACLSTNPVRTRPSMSDVVIELKESLASELARKRTGGEIENDSMELVSLNLTTELSPPAR